From Channa argus isolate prfri chromosome 18, Channa argus male v1.0, whole genome shotgun sequence, the proteins below share one genomic window:
- the tmem267 gene encoding transmembrane protein 267 has product MQGFYSKLDSSPSSSPLLGVGLGGDHAAMPLSLAVETEKAQALLQTFSSASLLASAGLGMFCVVADHALQLSLIQQHLWLRAASDNATHALVGLWSWAVVIGLRKKSDLYEVLLAGLLASIIDLDHFYMAGSLSLKAAVSLPQRPPLHCSSLIPVLCLSLRFLMWIGRLKDAWCSLPWMLFISMATHHVRDAVRHGLWVCPFGNTAPIPYWLYVSTTATLPHLCSVLMYLTGTRDVISTKHGVAIDV; this is encoded by the exons ATGCAAGGATTCTACTCCAAGCTTGATTCATCCCCCTCCTCATCCCCACTACTGGGGGTGGGCCTTGGGGGAGATCATGCTGCTATGCCCCTCAGCTTGGCGGTGGAGACAGAGAAAGCTCAAGCTCTCCTACAGACAttcagctctgcctctctgctggCCTCTGCTGGCCTAGGCATGTTCTGTGTGGTGGCAGACCATGCCCTCCAGCTGTCACTTATCCAGCAACACCTGTGGTTGCGTGCTGCCTCGGACAACGCCACACACGCACTGGTGGGGCTTTGGTCATGGGCAGTTGTTATTGGACTGAGGAAAAAAAGCGATCTGTATGAGGTGCTGCTGGCTGGTCTTCTGGCATCAATCATAGACCTGGACCACTTCTACATGGCTGGATCGCTGTCACTCAAG GctgctgtctctctccctcagcGTCCTCCTCTGCACTGTTCCTCGCTCATAcctgtcctctgtctctctctccgcTTCCTCATGTGGATCGGTCGCCTTAAAGATGCTTGGTGCTCATTGCCTTGGATGCTTTTCATTTCGATGGCGACACACCACGTCCGGGATGCCGTGCGCCATGGCCTGTGGGTATGCCCATTTGGCAACACGGCCCCGATCCCTTACTGGCTGTATGTCAGCACCACAGCGACACTGCCTCACCTGTGTTCAGTGCTTATGTATCTAACAGGAACCAGGGATGTGATCTCCACCAAACATGGAGTGGCCATCGATGTTTAG